GCCAGCGGTGCACATTTCAACtcgcatagacacattagttgtgccgctacttaatgacggtatcttagctaaTAACCCCATgtaccagattcaacttgtaattggctaaaaataacGTAGCCTACCGGTGAGAGGGACGTTGCTACCTGGTAGTTTTTTTCAAGCGGTGTTGAAATCTCCACTTTCcgacacttcaaatgcttcaggagctgtccgctcagcgcagcatcagcaccGCGGACACAGACTGACACATCAGTAGAGtcgagacagaattcacaatgTGTTTTCGGGACTTTcgggtgtatggaccaatgttttcttttatgctcaaaccagaaagctttaatgagcagctggatttgcctcgcattaactggctggacacagaggacatcGAAATACAGCTGACTGCTGTGGCGTGCAGGccaccccccaaccagactggccacacCAGGTGCAACCCcaaagctaaaacaataaaattcaatgagatatcaaatgtacgattatgttttcacagtgaagctcatatatccgagtgtaaggaatggagcatcggcttctgcgctatgagcatcaCGTTAGCAAAGGTAAGAGACCCAAGCACGAAAGATAGCAccgcagaaaacagtttttcggagaaagattaacagtttaacattgctggactggccattgagcataccgggcatttgcctgGTGGGCTGATGacctatttattttatttttttgtaacggcatgaacaatgagaggtggtggattcgccagatgctggccgatgtgtaaaaataactcagttgtttggtggtggctatggcggagtttccacagaggccagcaggtggacgagggaaggggaggcagaaggaggagagacccgaggcagctgccagtccgagtgtcaggtgaactgaacttcaggtaagaagttatgacctgcatctatttgggtcagatataaaccaagtttaggtggagtttattttcgttgtgctgagtTTTTACAGTctgttacaataactcgtactgcgtgctagctagcatgacggagtttctatacagctgggtgggtgctgtgatgttactgatagtgaactttattgtattcataaggttagtagagttgccaacggctccttaaaaaatggaatggtccctcattcagagaaaatattacacatttcgtattgagctgagaagaggcgcagtttgtcccggactttagctaaaatgaaaaaaagacacaaagctggagttattctgcgtctttgctgcacagctgcctcttcttctctcattctctccccctccctctcctgttgctacttcaatcatgaaactgatcaatgatcagctgatcggcttttctctcttgtttatcgcccactttgcgccagaaagaggaaaacagcagatgtcgcgctaaacaacagcagcacgtttaagcttgatcagctgttgttagaatttatttaatattaatttctagtatcagctgatttttgctggagccacagctgtaaaagctgctggtcatgatgtcggtttggttatctggtgagagggaaacatgaaggtgaaaccaggagatgtccttactgaaccatcagagctgaacaggtgatggagaaacaggtttaccttttaggtgacaggaatgagttgaagggaagttatgaactgtttctgacagacaaataacaccaggatccttttctgtgtagctgacagctggtaactgtgcaggggcgggtctagcaaagcttttgccagggggccaggtagggcattaacagggaaaggggggcacaaagaaatactttcttattctcattgaaaatatctagcttttattaaataattatctgaagtttttatctgacgtaaattgtatagaaatcatacataaaccAAAAAGActgtgtacatcactgtcactacaacatttgttttcattcaaaggctttatggctttaatacctggtgggccggtctgaagtaaaaatgcccaattttttgtcccagtccagccctgcaggttaatactggcagtgtcaccatgccagctgactgtatttcatcatcagccagtgttgttctttatacatcaatattaccaaagtttaccataaggcagcatagaaagtattttcttgctttcaggtttcattcaaatgttagtcttttcagttgtttccccacttttttcctgtttcaaaatcaaacaccaatTTGTAataagattatcttctttttttaatagtcagttaaagttttgcattggcattggctaatttgccaattgtatgttaaaaatgttcgtattttaatattcaaaaatgtttttgcccaaaacatatgtgcactatatgtcagtaaaaatactatgcaaatatttctgtccttgaatgctgaataaacactgacaacgcactgattgtatctcttgtactttatcaacgcagtatttaaaaactttgcaccgtagtggttaaaatctcattctaataagagtcaaaagctaattcagttattaggtttaccgggttattgaattatggttaacggttggtagaattttttttaacattatctgcatattacatctgccacccttctccaaatctctgcccctacctggcccccccaacaaaaattttctaggcACGCCACtggctgactgaactgaaaagctcgactctgtgggggtcaaagtttgcagaactgcgaacgcagctggaatccatagctgtgcgtgttcatggagcttgcattttcacctgctggacatcactacctgaacagtttaactgtcttcagaacattgcacaggccttattgacagtatttggctctacatatgtgtgtgagcagattttctctcacacgaaaagtgtcctcaggtagccatttgaatgctggacactcggagacctgtgtctctgagtgggagaccagagatcacattaacatgtgtatccctgtattaacaaacatgccatattggcccagtttatttttcttttcattgttttgaggagaccataaatagcatttgcattttttgttgtacagttcatttgctgttacggagttcttgttattgataaaaagtgtaattttttgtttcaaaatagctgatctGCACTAtgccaacatctgcaaacaaagataattctataaagtttttctatatagtgtgtaactgttgatatagagcgttattacatctattgctaatgcaatcatatggcacatcGACTttgaggaaattttagatggcgTCATCAGAAAGGCTGCCGACCCCTGGGTTAgaccttcatattaaatattttttttgcttttttaggaACGTATTTTAACATTGGactcaaaaacaaataaatcctCCACAAAAAAGGAACTTCAAGTGCCAAATTGCTTTATATTTCTTCACTTAAATATACAGCTGCAAGTATGGCTGACATGGGCCCCAAGTTTGATGTGTTCTGCCGTAAACTGGACAAACCAACATAAGGATGGAAGCCACTGTGGGACTTTTTCAGTAAGTTGAGCATGTGTTTTATAAGTTAATCAGCAAATTAACACCAATAGCTACTTAACCGTAGCTATTCACACAACAACTGGGTGTTGGGTAActatgatgtttttattttagaaaaattaaaaagtacacatgAATTAAGGTACTTTAATAGTAAAATGGAAAGGTGATACAACCTCAAAAACGTGGTTGCCTCtagatttaaaaagagaaataagGTCTAGTAGTTAcactatataaaaaataaatgcagaatttcaaaaacaaaatttatAGGTAGATATATCGACTTCTTATTGAATTATATGAATTATTATGGCTCTGTCTGCcacagtgtttttctttaaactacTTAGGACCACTTTTACTGGCAGTCAGTGATGTCACTCAAAGGCAAGGTTCTGTTGCCATAGTCTcctgagtttattttgaaagctcACTTACGGAACTTGCTTAAACAGTTTAGAAaagacaagcacacacacatttgaagAGATATTCCCTCATTACGgtgacattttcattttaaaaggtctcaaaaattaacatgaaaaaggaaacaagaaaaaatacaaatgcaggAGATAAGAAAGAGCCAGGAGATCAAGGTAAGTAAACAAATACATCAAATCTGGGTAAAATCCCCCAAATAACAGAatctacatttctaaaaatgttgacactctgtgtataaaatgaaacatttgaaTCCTATGTTTGACTGAAAATAGCACAATTACAACATGTCTAATCAAAGAAAGGTTACTGGGGTACTTTGTCTTTTGGTAAAATATTGTGACCagtttattcttggactcaGCAGTAAAAACAGATCAACAAGTGTCATGAAGATCTAAGACTTAGTAGACCTACTATGGACTCGtattgctctgttttttttttatcaaaggATAAACTTGTTATTATAATTTAACCAATACTCCTTAAAAAGCCATCAAAATCCTTCCAGTCCTGATGTCGAGCACTCTTTTTCActactgtgttgttgttgtttatagaCTCTAAGAGCAGGATGGCTAAAAGAAAGGCCAGTCCTGAAAAGAAGACCCCCGAAAAAAGGAGGAGGGTCACTGAGCAGGCTGCTCCTTCCACCAGCACAGATACACATCAGGCCAAAGGAGTGAAGCGTAAGGCCCAGCAAGATGGAGCAGGCACAACCAGTCCACCAAAGAAGATTAAACTTGCTGAGCCTACGAGCGGTGACAAGGAGCAAGCGTCTTCCTCCGTGGACGCTGGTAAAGGTAGGCTAATTAATTGAGTGAGGGGTAGATTAAGTGCACAGCTGGTTGCTCGGTTTAAGATATTAGTGTTTTGGAGATATTTGTGTGTATGATCTAATAAGCTGATGTTCTTTTGGTGTTTTCCACATCTCCAGACTGCAGTCCAAACACAAAGGGGTGCACAAAAAATGGCAGAAGGAAGTCTGAGGGAGACAGCAAAGAGTCacccaagaaaaagaaaaaggacaaaaccaaaaacctcGTCCAAAATACAGCAGCCGACCAGCAACGTAAGTAGCGAGCAGCTTGGCTTTTATACTCGGTTGAAGAGCAAAATGAACATTTAGGGTAGAGCAGAGAGTAATTTGTGTCACAGCTGTAGTAAAACAACATTTGTGTCTTTTCAGGGGAATTCCAAGGCAGATATGTGCAGGAGCACCATCTAGGAAAAGGCGGCTGTGGAGTAGTGTTTGCTGGCTACAGGATAACAGATCATTTCCCAGTAAGTCTTCAGATGGTGGGAGTAAGACAGGCAGTAACACAGATAACGGATAATATCGTCAGCTGAGACGTGtgctgttttacacctttaatgatGTCATACTGAGGAAATGCTCACCAATGCTCTGTGTCTCTTAGGTAGCCATCAAACACATTCCCAAGGACAAAATCCCCATCCAAGTTACGGTAAGTGTGCAACACTTGAACTGTTTTTACATTCCTGGATTGAGTGCAGCGTTCACCTGTGACACGTCTGTTCCTCATCATCCACTTTGTTGTAATATATCAGGATAAGAACGGGAAGCAGGTCTCGATGGAAGTGGCCATTATGCTGAAGCTTGCAGCTGAAGCAGATGGATCAGTGGGAACGTCTGCACCCGTGTCTCTGCTGGACTGGTTTGACTTCGGCACAGAGCTGATCCTGGTGCAGGAGAGACCTGTCCCCGCGGTGGACCTGTATGATTACATAAAAGAAAATGGAGGATGTTTACCAGAGGAAAAGGCCAAGGTAAGTTGACTGGAAGAGCCTTAGACTGTACAGCATTCAATCAAAGCACAGAGTATCAGAGAAGCATCAACCTGTTGACTCATTACtgtctttttcatcttttccagGTCATTCTGAAGCAACTGGTTGATGCAGCAAAGGACCTGGAGGAGAAACACATCTTTCACCGGGACATCAAGAGTGAAAACATTCTGATTGAGACCAGCTCAGATGTGCCTCGTGTTCGTATCATCGACTTTGGCCTGAGCTGCTTTGCTACGGAGCGATCG
This sequence is a window from Oreochromis niloticus isolate F11D_XX linkage group LG6, O_niloticus_UMD_NMBU, whole genome shotgun sequence. Protein-coding genes within it:
- the LOC102080289 gene encoding serine/threonine-protein kinase pim-1 isoform X1: MKKETRKNTNAGDKKEPGDQDSKSRMAKRKASPEKKTPEKRRRVTEQAAPSTSTDTHQAKGVKRKAQQDGAGTTSPPKKIKLAEPTSGDKEQASSSVDAGKDCSPNTKGCTKNGRRKSEGDSKESPKKKKKDKTKNLVQNTAADQQREFQGRYVQEHHLGKGGCGVVFAGYRITDHFPVAIKHIPKDKIPIQVTDKNGKQVSMEVAIMLKLAAEADGSVGTSAPVSLLDWFDFGTELILVQERPVPAVDLYDYIKENGGCLPEEKAKVILKQLVDAAKDLEEKHIFHRDIKSENILIETSSDVPRVRIIDFGLSCFATERSRFRFFYGTAIHTPPECYRRKKYRPGPTTVWQMGVVLYEALHVGDFNTETFLQKELEFNKHLSSHCRNFLDACLTNVPKKRPTLGDLQLHPWLR
- the LOC102080289 gene encoding serine/threonine-protein kinase pim-1 isoform X2; this translates as MAKRKASPEKKTPEKRRRVTEQAAPSTSTDTHQAKGVKRKAQQDGAGTTSPPKKIKLAEPTSGDKEQASSSVDAGKDCSPNTKGCTKNGRRKSEGDSKESPKKKKKDKTKNLVQNTAADQQREFQGRYVQEHHLGKGGCGVVFAGYRITDHFPVAIKHIPKDKIPIQVTDKNGKQVSMEVAIMLKLAAEADGSVGTSAPVSLLDWFDFGTELILVQERPVPAVDLYDYIKENGGCLPEEKAKVILKQLVDAAKDLEEKHIFHRDIKSENILIETSSDVPRVRIIDFGLSCFATERSRFRFFYGTAIHTPPECYRRKKYRPGPTTVWQMGVVLYEALHVGDFNTETFLQKELEFNKHLSSHCRNFLDACLTNVPKKRPTLGDLQLHPWLR